A stretch of Lathyrus oleraceus cultivar Zhongwan6 chromosome 6, CAAS_Psat_ZW6_1.0, whole genome shotgun sequence DNA encodes these proteins:
- the LOC127096596 gene encoding DNA-directed RNA polymerases II, IV and V subunit 9A, with product MSTMKFCRECNNILYPKEDREAKILLYACRNCDHQENADNFCVYRNEIHHSVGERTQVLQDVAADPTLPRTKAVRCVQCNHGEAVFFQATARGEEGMTLFFVCCNPNCGHRWRD from the exons ATGAGTACCATGAAATTTTGCCGCGAATG CAACAACATTCTATATCCTAAAGAAGACAGAGAAGCAAAAATACTTCTCTATGCTTGCCGCAATTGCGATCACCAG GAAAATGCTGATAACTTCTGTGTGTATAGAAATGAGATTCATCACTCTGTTGGAGAGCGCACTCAAGTGTTGCAGGATGTAGCTGCAGATCCAACTCTTCCTCGTACCAAGGCTGTTCGTTGCGTTCAGTGCAACCACGGTGAAGCTGTGTTTTTTCAG GCAACTGCCAGAGGGGAGGAAGGAATGACGCTATTCTTTGTTTGCTGCAACCCAAATTGTGGACACCGATGGAGAGACTGA